Proteins encoded by one window of Streptomyces sp. LX-29:
- a CDS encoding PadR family transcriptional regulator gives MSIGHTLLGLLESGPRHGYDLKRAFDERFGHDRPLHYGQVYSTMSRLLKHGLVEVDGIEHGGGPERKRYAITDAGITDVEQWLAQPEKPEPYLQSTLYTKVVLALMTGRDAADILDVQRATHLRLMRDLTQRKRGGDLADQLICDHALFHLEADLRWLELTAARLDQLAKAVRA, from the coding sequence ATGTCAATCGGCCACACCTTGCTCGGACTCCTGGAGTCCGGTCCGCGCCATGGCTACGACCTGAAGCGGGCCTTCGACGAGCGTTTCGGACACGACCGCCCGCTGCACTACGGGCAGGTCTACTCGACCATGTCGCGGCTGCTGAAGCACGGCCTCGTCGAGGTCGACGGGATAGAGCACGGCGGCGGACCCGAGCGGAAGCGCTACGCCATCACCGACGCGGGGATCACCGACGTCGAGCAGTGGCTGGCGCAGCCGGAGAAGCCGGAGCCGTACCTCCAGTCGACGCTGTACACCAAGGTCGTGCTGGCGCTGATGACCGGCCGCGACGCCGCCGACATCCTGGACGTGCAGCGCGCCACCCATCTGCGCCTGATGCGCGACCTCACCCAGCGCAAGCGCGGCGGCGACCTCGCCGACCAGTTGATCTGCGACCACGCCCTGTTCCACCTGGAGGCCGACCTGCGATGGCTGGAACTGACCGCGGCCCGACTCGACCAGCTCGCGAAGGCGGTGCGCGCGTGA
- a CDS encoding SPFH domain-containing protein, which produces MSATDLSAPAPAIRERAARSVHGGLALLAGLAGMLAGSGAIYAGAAFLADGKGGGLGGGLIVTGITLALAGIISLCGLNTVAPGEARVVQLFGRYRGTIREDGLRWVNPFTSREKISTRVRNHETAVLKVNDAYGNPIEVASVVVWKVEDTARALFEVDDFEEFVATQTEAAVRHIAMEYPYDAHDEADLSLRANADEITEKLAVELHARAEAAGVQIVESRFTHLAYAPEIASAMLQRQQAGAVVAARQQIVEGAVGMVEQALARIAEQDIVELDEERKAAMVSNLMVVLCGDRAPQPVLNTGSLYQ; this is translated from the coding sequence ATGTCCGCGACCGACCTCTCCGCCCCGGCGCCGGCGATCCGGGAGCGCGCAGCGCGCAGCGTCCACGGCGGTCTCGCCCTGTTGGCCGGGCTGGCCGGGATGCTCGCCGGCTCGGGCGCCATCTACGCGGGCGCGGCGTTCCTCGCCGACGGCAAGGGCGGCGGCCTGGGCGGCGGGCTCATCGTCACGGGGATCACGCTGGCCCTGGCCGGGATCATCTCGCTGTGCGGGCTGAACACGGTGGCGCCGGGCGAGGCCCGCGTCGTCCAGCTCTTCGGCCGCTACCGGGGCACCATCCGCGAGGACGGCCTGCGCTGGGTCAACCCCTTCACCAGCCGGGAGAAGATCTCCACTCGGGTGCGCAACCACGAGACCGCGGTGCTCAAGGTGAACGACGCCTACGGCAACCCCATCGAGGTCGCCTCGGTGGTCGTCTGGAAGGTGGAGGACACCGCGCGGGCGCTGTTCGAGGTCGACGACTTCGAGGAGTTCGTGGCGACGCAGACCGAGGCCGCCGTGCGGCACATCGCCATGGAGTACCCGTACGACGCGCACGACGAGGCCGACCTGTCGCTCCGGGCCAACGCCGACGAGATCACCGAGAAGCTCGCCGTCGAACTGCACGCCCGCGCCGAGGCGGCGGGTGTGCAGATCGTCGAGTCCCGCTTCACCCACCTCGCGTACGCTCCTGAGATCGCCTCGGCGATGCTCCAGCGGCAGCAGGCGGGCGCGGTCGTCGCGGCGCGCCAGCAGATCGTGGAGGGCGCGGTCGGTATGGTCGAGCAGGCCCTGGCGCGGATCGCGGAACAGGACATCGTGGAGCTGGACGAGGAGCGCAAGGCGGCCATGGTCAGCAATCTGATGGTGGTGCTGTGTGGCGACCGCGCCCCGCAGCCGGTGCTCAACACGGGCTCCCTCTACCAGTGA
- a CDS encoding ABC transporter ATP-binding protein, with the protein MNLDGSLLGATSLVKAYGPTPALDGANFSIHAGEVVAVMGPSGSGKSTLLHCLAGIVRPDAGAVHYNGRELSAMSDAERSALRRGEFGFVFQFGQLVPELTCVENVALPLRLNGVKRREAESRAANWLARLEVDDVAGKRPGEISGGQGQRVAVARSLVTSPRVVFADEPTGALDSLNGERVMQLLTEAARDTQAAVVLVTHEPRVAAYSDREVVVRDGKARDMAGVG; encoded by the coding sequence GTGAACCTCGACGGCTCCCTGCTCGGCGCCACCAGCCTGGTCAAGGCGTACGGCCCCACCCCCGCGCTCGACGGCGCGAACTTCTCCATCCACGCCGGCGAGGTCGTCGCCGTGATGGGCCCCTCCGGCTCCGGCAAGTCCACCCTGCTGCACTGTCTGGCCGGCATCGTCCGCCCGGACGCGGGCGCCGTGCACTACAACGGCCGCGAGCTGTCCGCGATGTCGGACGCCGAGCGCAGCGCGCTACGCCGCGGCGAGTTCGGCTTCGTCTTCCAGTTCGGCCAGCTCGTCCCCGAGCTGACCTGCGTGGAGAACGTGGCGCTGCCGCTGCGACTCAACGGGGTCAAGCGCAGGGAGGCCGAGAGCCGGGCGGCGAACTGGCTGGCGCGGCTGGAGGTCGACGACGTGGCGGGCAAGCGGCCCGGCGAGATATCCGGCGGCCAGGGCCAGCGGGTGGCGGTCGCCCGCTCGCTGGTGACCAGCCCGCGGGTGGTCTTCGCCGACGAGCCCACCGGCGCCCTCGACTCGCTCAACGGCGAGCGCGTGATGCAACTGCTCACCGAGGCGGCCCGGGACACCCAGGCGGCCGTCGTCCTGGTCACCCACGAGCCGCGTGTGGCCGCGTACTCCGACCGCGAGGTCGTGGTGCGCGACGGCAAGGCGCGTGACATGGCGGGCGTGGGATGA
- a CDS encoding transglycosylase domain-containing protein, protein MGRADERRARQKGARAAQRAAKGKTKKKGIRRFFTWKLLLVYFLTVCVLVIGAFITLYLIIKIPPANALAKAQGNVYTYRDGTPLARTGDVNRELVSLSKVPEEVQHTFVAAENKDFYTDSGVSISGTARGIINTMLGKGKQGGSTITQQYVKNYYLSQEQTVSRKVKELIISLKVDKEKSKDYILEGYINTSYYGRGAYGIQAAARAYYNKPVEKLTVEQGAYLAAVLQAPSQYDWQAAGPNGRKLVKERWHYVLDNMVEKEWLDAGRRKGMDFPIPIEPRPISGLEGRKGYLVNAANQELYKAGVDEKELAAGGYTITLNIDKDQQKQLESAVEKQLTDKLDPKKRPVDGVAQTGAASVDPKTGEVLALYGGAGYTKHYVNNATRTDYQAASTFKPLVYAAALEDGSKTRDGVAIRSNTIYDGDSRRPVVGGSVPFAPPNEDNVDFGPITVREAMAHSVNSVFAQMGADVGVDRVKQTAVKLGMDPKTSGFVERPSMALGVMGASPLEMAGVYASLDNHGKLVTPRVVKSAVKRDAEVDGLPEPVGGQVISRDSADAVTKLLTGVVDDGTGKEVQSLGQEVAGKTGTSDDNKSAWFVGYTPNLVTAVAMFGEQPEDKGEVKRGAQVAMYGVAGKKRINGGGFPAKIWAAYMNAALSGKEAATFDLESDLGPAASPVRTQAPQTQSPTSKPTTETPTPTKTKETETPTPTKTKETQTPTTPTPTRTTQTPTPTKTTQTPTQEPTDEPSTEDPEPELRRQD, encoded by the coding sequence ATGGGCCGAGCGGACGAGCGACGGGCGCGGCAGAAGGGCGCCCGCGCGGCGCAGAGAGCCGCGAAGGGGAAGACCAAGAAGAAAGGCATACGCCGCTTCTTCACCTGGAAGTTGCTGCTGGTCTACTTCCTGACGGTGTGCGTCCTGGTCATCGGCGCCTTCATCACCCTGTACCTGATCATCAAGATCCCGCCGGCCAACGCGCTGGCCAAGGCCCAGGGCAACGTCTACACCTACCGCGACGGCACCCCGCTGGCCCGCACCGGTGACGTCAACCGCGAGCTGGTCTCCCTCTCCAAGGTGCCCGAGGAGGTGCAGCACACCTTCGTCGCCGCGGAGAACAAGGACTTCTACACGGACTCCGGCGTCTCCATCTCGGGCACCGCGCGCGGCATCATCAACACCATGCTCGGCAAGGGCAAGCAGGGTGGTTCGACCATCACCCAGCAGTACGTCAAGAACTACTACCTGAGCCAGGAGCAGACGGTCAGCCGCAAGGTCAAGGAGCTGATCATCTCCCTCAAGGTCGACAAGGAGAAGTCCAAGGACTACATCCTCGAGGGGTACATCAACACCAGCTACTACGGCCGCGGCGCCTACGGCATCCAGGCGGCCGCCCGGGCGTACTACAACAAGCCCGTCGAGAAGCTCACCGTCGAGCAGGGCGCCTACCTCGCCGCGGTGCTCCAGGCCCCCAGCCAGTACGACTGGCAGGCGGCCGGGCCCAACGGCAGGAAGCTGGTCAAGGAGCGCTGGCACTACGTCCTCGACAACATGGTCGAGAAGGAGTGGCTCGACGCCGGCCGGCGCAAGGGGATGGACTTCCCCATCCCCATCGAGCCGCGCCCGATATCCGGCCTCGAAGGCCGCAAGGGCTATCTGGTCAACGCCGCCAACCAGGAGTTGTACAAGGCCGGGGTGGACGAGAAGGAGCTCGCGGCCGGCGGCTACACGATCACTCTCAACATCGACAAGGACCAGCAGAAGCAGCTGGAGAGCGCGGTCGAGAAGCAGCTGACCGACAAGCTCGACCCCAAGAAGCGCCCGGTGGACGGGGTCGCGCAGACCGGCGCCGCCTCCGTCGACCCGAAGACCGGCGAGGTGCTCGCCCTCTACGGCGGCGCGGGGTACACCAAGCACTACGTCAACAACGCCACCCGCACCGACTACCAGGCGGCCTCCACCTTCAAGCCGCTGGTCTACGCCGCCGCGCTGGAGGACGGGTCCAAGACCCGCGACGGGGTCGCGATCCGGTCCAACACGATCTACGACGGCGACAGCCGGCGCCCGGTCGTCGGCGGCTCCGTCCCCTTCGCGCCGCCGAACGAGGACAACGTCGACTTCGGCCCGATCACGGTCCGGGAGGCGATGGCCCACTCGGTCAACTCCGTCTTCGCCCAGATGGGCGCCGACGTCGGCGTCGACCGGGTCAAGCAGACCGCGGTCAAGCTCGGCATGGACCCGAAGACGAGCGGATTCGTCGAGCGCCCCTCGATGGCGCTGGGCGTCATGGGCGCCAGCCCGCTGGAGATGGCCGGCGTCTACGCCAGCCTCGACAACCACGGGAAGCTGGTCACCCCCCGGGTGGTGAAGTCCGCCGTGAAGCGCGACGCCGAGGTCGACGGGCTGCCCGAGCCGGTCGGCGGCCAGGTGATCAGCCGGGACAGCGCCGACGCGGTCACCAAGCTGCTGACCGGCGTCGTCGACGACGGCACCGGCAAGGAGGTGCAGAGCCTGGGCCAGGAGGTCGCGGGCAAGACCGGCACCTCCGACGACAACAAGTCCGCCTGGTTCGTCGGCTACACCCCGAACCTGGTCACCGCGGTCGCCATGTTCGGCGAGCAGCCCGAGGACAAGGGTGAGGTCAAGCGGGGCGCCCAGGTCGCGATGTACGGCGTGGCCGGCAAGAAGCGGATCAACGGCGGCGGTTTCCCGGCCAAGATCTGGGCGGCCTATATGAACGCCGCGCTCAGCGGCAAGGAGGCCGCCACGTTCGACCTGGAATCCGACCTCGGCCCGGCCGCCTCCCCGGTGCGGACGCAGGCGCCGCAGACGCAGTCGCCGACCTCCAAGCCCACCACGGAGACTCCGACGCCGACGAAGACCAAGGAGACGGAGACCCCGACGCCGACGAAGACGAAGGAGACCCAGACTCCGACGACTCCGACGCCGACGAGGACCACGCAGACGCCGACGCCCACGAAGACCACGCAGACGCCGACGCAGGAACCGACGGACGAGCCGAGCACGGAGGACCCGGAGCCCGAACTCCGCCGTCAGGACTGA